CGGCGTACGCGCCAGGCGCAACAACTGTTCGCCCAGCGCAGCCACATCGCCTTCGGGATAGATCGCGCCGTTACCGCTGGCAACTTCCTCGGCAAACGCCCGCGCATCGGAGGTAATTGCTCCGCGCCCGCACGCGGCGGCCCAGGACAGCGCGCCACTGGTGCCGCGCTGACGACCGAGCAGGCCGAGTTTTTTCGATTCGCGGTACGGCAGCACCATCACATGGTGGGCCTGGATCGTTTGAGCTATCTCGTCAGCCGGCAGGTTCAGCCGCCAATCGATGGCGCCTGCCAGGCCGAGGTCGGCGATCTGGCGGTTCAACTGCTCCAGGTAATTGCCGCCCGCGCCAAACGCCATTTCGGCGGCAGTGCCACCGGCCAGGGTCAGGCGCACACGGTCACGCAATTGGGGGGCTTGCTCGAAGACGGCGGCCAGGGCCTGCAACAGGTCTTCAATGCCTTTGCCACGGTAGATAAAACCGAAATACAGCAGGTGCAGCGTATCCAGCGGCGGCAAGGCCACGGCTGGAATCGCCAGGTTGGCGTGATGGATGACCGCCACCTTACCGGCCGGCAGTTGCATCCTCTGGCTGAGGCAATCGGCGCCCAGGCGGGTCAGGGTAATCAACCGCGTCAGGCCCCGCGCGACCTGACGTTCTTCACGCAGGGTCAGCGGGTCTGCCAACACCACTGCCGCCTGCGGCAACGGGCTGGGCAGGCGCTCCAGCAGGTTGAGCGGGAAGGGCAAGTGCTCGCGTCGCCACACAATACGTTCGGGGTCATGCACGGTGGCCGTCAGCGGCAGGTCCGGGTAGCCCTTGTGCAACTCGCGCAGAGCCAGGAACTCCCCCAGGCGCCCGCCGCCCAGCTCGGCGTGGACCAGGTCCACGCTGCGCCAGTCGAACGCGGCAACAGCCTGCCTGATCGCCGCGCTCGAGCCTTCCACGCCGCTCAACGGTGTCAGCACCGTCACGCCCAACTGCTCCAGTGCCGTCTTGAAATGGTTCGCGTAGTCGGCGATCCCGTTCTTTTCCGGCGGCAAAGGCGCGAGCAGGGCGATGCGCATCAGAACGCCCCCCGGTATTTGGCGATGGTGCGCAGCACTTTGGCCGGCACTTCGAATTTGCGCCGGTTGATGATGATGCCGTCGACTTTGCCGAACGCCGTGTTGAGGATCGACAGCGCGTGCTCGACCACCGGCACCGTGCTTTTCTGGGCTTCCACTACCAGCGCGATCAGGTCGGCGCGGCGCAGGTTGACGAAGGCATCGCGGTTGTCCAGCAGCGCCGAGGCGTCCAGCAGCACCACTTCGCCTGGTGCCGCCGGATCAGCCCCGCCGACGCGCACGGTGATACCGTTTTCCTGGAGCAATTGGCGCAGTTGCTCCACCACGAAGGTCACCCCTTCACCGTGGCGCGCCGAGGTCAGCCCGAGGGTCAGGCCGCGTTCGGCCACGCGGTCCAACTGCAGCAGGCCGTACAACCGGTAGATGCTCGCATTGAACGCGTTGGTGCCTTGCGCGGTGCTGGTGTCCAGCTCCGGCAGCGTGGTCCACAGCGGCAGGCCGAACTTGCGTTCCACCAGGCCGCCATCGTGGATGCGTTGATCGAGCAGGTAGCACAGGTAGACCACCAGCAGGCCGACGACGATGGCGAACGGGATTGCCAAAAACAGCATCAGCAGGGTTTTCGGGAAAATGCGGCCTGGGTTCAGGGTGGCTTCCTCGATCACTGCAATGTTGCTGATCTGGCTGTTATCCAGCTCACGGTCGATGCGCGATTTTTCCAGGTTGTCCACGTACAACGCGTAGTTGCGCTCGGTGGTATTCAGCTCACGGGACAGGCGCGCCAGCTCCGGTTCAATCTCCAGGGCCTCCTTGCGTTGCGCTTCGAGGTTGACCAGTTGCTGCTGCTGTTGCACCAGTTGGGTGCGCAACGCCAGGTTGTTGCTGGACTCATCGAGCAGCACGCGCTGCAGGTGGATTTCGAGTGTGTTCGGCGCGCGGTTTTCCGAGCTTTGCACGGTGTTGCTTTCATTCGAGACCTGGACCTGCATCGCTCGAATCGACGCGTCCAGGGCTTTGACCGGTGGCGCGTTATCGGTGTAGGTGCGCATCATGTCGGCTTTTTCCAGCAGCTTCTGGTTGAGCAGACGGCGCAAGTCCTGCTGCTGCGGGTTCAGCGCAATCTGGCGGACCGTGGTGACTTCCTTGGGCTGGGTCTTGAGCTGGGTGCGCGTGCTTGCAATGGCGCTGTCGGACGAGGCGATCAAGCGACTGGTGTTGAACGTCTCGCCCCGCAGTACGTTGATGCGTTCGGATAAATCTTCCAGGCGATCGGTGATGCTCGCCGCGCCGATCCGGTTCAGGTGGGTGAGGATCTGCTGCTTGTAGCTCTTGATTTCGGTCGCGCTGTTGGCTGCCTGACCTTCATAGAAGGCATACAGGCTCTTGCGTCCCAGGGCCTCGGTGCGTTCGTTGATGTAGGTCTCGACCCAACTCTTGACCACCGCCTGGGCGATTTGCGGGTCGCCCCATTTGAAGCTGATGTCCATCACCGTGGAGCCTGCCGCGTGGCTGACTTCGAAGTTCTTTTCCAGGCTCGCGGCGAGGCGCTCCACCGGTGTGGTCTTTTCGACGACGCCCACGGTTTCCAGCACCACCCGTACGCCGTCGAACACTGCGCCGATACCGTTTTTGACATAGAACTTGGTGCGCTTCCAGACGCCTTCCGGCGGCGGCATTTTGTCGATGACTTCCAGGTAATGCTCGGCCACCGCGCGGACGATCGGGCGCCCGGTGAGCAGGCGTTCTTCATCGACAATCGGGTCGCGCTGGGTGCTGGGCATGACCAGCGCCTGGCGGTTGCTGATTTCGATCGGCAGCGTCGAGTCACGCCCCGGCTTGACCAGCAGGCGCGCAGTGGATTCGTACTTGGCCGGCAGCAGGAAAGCCCCCAGCAAAATGATCACCAGCGCCGCGATGGCCGCCAGCCTGAACTCTTTGCGAAAGATGAAGAACAGGCGCAGAAGATCGCGAAAAGAACGGATCTCGATCATGGGATGTCGCTCCTTTAGTTACTGCCGCCGCTGGTTCGGGTGTAGTTGTAGCCAACCCCGATCGACTTGGTGAATGGGATCAACTGGTTCAGGTAGGTATCCACGCCCTGGATGCGCTCGCCCACGTTGGATTTGGGCACGAACACCACGTCACCGCGTTGCAGGGGCACTTGTTTGCGCCCGTTGGGACCGGTCTTGAGGTATTGGCTGAAGTCCAGGAAGTAGGCGCGATAGACGCCCTGGGTATCTTCGCGCAGCAGCGCGACCATGCTCGCATTGCCCGCCGGGTTCACCCCGCCGGCGCCGACAATGGCTTGCTCCAGGGTGTTGGCCGAGGCGATTGCCACCGTGGTCGGGTTGTTCACCGCGCCGCCAACAATGATCGAATTGGCCGGCGCCTGGTTGATGTTCACCGTCACCCGCGGCTCGCGATACACCGGTGCGAGCTTGTTGCTCAGCTCGTCCGCCACTTCCGTCGGCGTGCGCCGGGCGACCTGGATCGGGCCCAGGAACGGGTAGTTGATCTTGCCGTCGCTTTGCACCGTGTACAGCGTCAGCTCGTAGATCGTGCTGACGTTGAACGCCGACAGCGTCGGCATTTCCCCGGCGTCGCGCACGATGCGCAACTGATCGCCGACGCGGATGCGTTCCACCGCCGGCGGCAGCTGGGCCAGTTGGTCGAGGGCGCGCTTGCCTTCCTCGACGGTCTTGTCATCAGGCGCGACGATGCGCGCGGGTGTATTGCAGGCGGCCAAGGCCATCATGGCCAGGACGAGCACGGTTCGTTTCATCAAATAGGATTTCCTGTAGGTCATGATGCTCACCTCCAATAACCGGGGAACATGCTGATGCGCCGCTTGAGGGCCAGAGGTAGCCGGCGTTCCTGATGACCCAGCCGATAGCCGAGCAACTTGAACGCGCTGCGCACCAGTACTTCAGGTACGCGGTGCCAGGCACCGGCTGCGCGCAATGCCGCGAGTTCAGCCAGTACATAGCGTTTACCTTCACCGCCGGCATCGCCAAAGGCCTGGCGTATCCACGGTTCGCGACCGTAGAACACGCCGATGTCGAAGTAGCGGTGAAACTCGTCCATGAGCCGGTAATCGTGGGAGTGGTACACCTGCGCGGAGGCGGCGTAGCGCACGGTGTAGCCTTCGATCAGCATGCGTGCCGCGACGTAGGCGTCCTCGCTGCCGATGACATCGGCGGGGAAGCCGCCTACGGCGTGCAGGGCGCTGCGCCGGTAGACGGAAAACGAATCGGAGCTGAAACAGGTCTTGATCCCCAGTTCCGGCGCATCGGCCAGGCGCTTGCTGCGGCTTTGGGCCGGGTAATTGAAGTGTCGCGACTGCGCCCCCAGCACTCCGGCATCCGGGTGTGGCAACTGGCGCCCGTAGGCCACGCCGTTGAGCGGGTCCTGCTGCAATTCCGCGAGCAGGTTGGCGAAGGTCTCGGGGGCGGCGGGAATGGCGTCCTGGGTCATCACGATCAGGGCGTCGCCGCTCACCTGTTCACTGGCCCAGCGTCGGGTGCCGCCGTGGTTGAAGTCGCGGGCGTCGATCACCTCGACCCGCGCGCCGTAGTCGCGAAAGCGCGCTACGGTGTCATCGCTGGAGGCGCTGTCGACCACCAGCATCTCGTCCGGCTGCAGGGTCTGCATCTTCAGCGCGGGCAGCAGCCGCGCCAGGTGGCTGGATGCGTTACGCGTCGGGATGATCAAAGAGGTGCGCATGTCACTTCTTCACTTCGGCAGGCGCACGCCCGTAGATGTCATCAAAGCGCACGATGTCGTCTTCGCCCAGGTATTCGCCGCTCTGCACCTCGATCATCACCAGGTCGATGATGCCCGGGTTGGTCAGGCGGTGTTTGTGCCCCGCCGGTATATAAGTGGACTCGTTGGCGTTGATCAGGAATTCACGTTCGCCATTGGTGATCTGCGCCGCGCCGCTGACCACCACCCAGTGCTCGCTGCGGTGGTGGTGCATTTGCAGCGACAGCGACGCCTGGGGTTTGACCACGATGCGCTTGATCTTGAAGCGGCTGCTTTCCTCCAGCACGGTGTAGGTGCCCCACGGCCGGGTAACGGTGCGGTGCAGGCTGAAGGCCGGATGGTTCTGGCGCTTGAGTTCGGCCACGATGTAGCGCACGTCCTGGCTGCGATTGGCGTCGGCGATCAGCAGGGCGTCGGGGGTGTCGACGATGATCAGATCATGCACGCCGACAGCACCGAGTACGCGCTTGGGCGAGTCGATGTAGCAGTTGTGCACGTCATGCAGGATCGCTTCGCCATTGACCTGGTTGCCCTGGGCATCGCTTGGCGTGAGTTGGCGCAGGGCTTCCCAGGAACCGATATCGCTCCAGCCGATGTTGCATGGCACCACGGCCACTTGCCCGGACTTCTCCATCAGCGCCACGTCAATGGAGATGTCCGGCGCGCTGGCGAAGGCGTCACTGTCCAGTTCGCGCTGGCGCGAGGTTTTGTTCTGCAGGTGCTGGCTGTGTTCGAGGGCGGCACGCGCAGCAATCAGAACGTCGGGGGCATGGGTGTTCAGTTCATCCACCAGGGTGCTGGCCTTGAAGCAGAACATGCCGGCATTCCACAGGTGTTTGCCGCCGTCGAGGTAGGCTTGGGCGGTGGCCAGGTCGGGCTTTTCGACAAAGCGTTTGACCCGGTTGCCCTGGCTCAGCGCTTCGCCTTTTTCGATATAGCCGAAACCGGTTTCCGGGTGGTCGGGCTGAATGCCGAAGGTCACCAGGTAGCCGGCTTCGGCCAGGTCACGGGCCTGGGCCACTGCTTCGGCGAAGGCGCTTTCATCGAGCACCAGATGGTCGGCGGGCATCACCAGCAGTTGCGCGTCGCCGCCGAAATGTTCCTGCACGTGCAGCGCCGCCACGGCGATGGCCGCTGCGGTGTTGCGCCCGAACGGTTCGAGCAGCAGGTCTAGCGGCAGGTGGGCCTTGTTGACGCTGCGGTAGTCGTCCAGGGTGCGAAACAGCAGGTCGCGGTTGGTCACCGTCAGCACGCTTTCCACACCGGGCAGGCGTGCGGCGCGCTGGAAGGTTTTCTGCAGCAGGCTCTGGCCGTCGCGCATGCGCATGAACGGCTTGGGCATGTTCTGCCGGGACACCGGCCACAAGCGTGTGCCCGAACCACCGGAAATAATGCAGGGAATCAATCCGTTGAGGGTATTCATCAATAGACTTCCTTGGTGGAAAGGACGGCCGGGACCGTCATGAAAACGATGTACAAGTCAAACCACACCGACCATTTGGAGATGTACTCCAGGTCGTACTCGACGCGTTTCTGGATTTTGAACAGGGTATCGGTTTCGCCCCGGTAGCCGTTGATTTGCGCCCAACCGGTGATGCCTGGCTTGACCCGGTGCCGTGAGCTGTATTCGCTCACCGCCAGTTCAAAAGGAATGCCCGCCGCCTTGGTTGCAGTGGCGTGGGGGCGTGGGCCGACCATGGACATGTTGCCCAGCAGTACGTTGAACAACTGCGGCAGCTCGTCGATGCTGGTTTTGCGGATGATGCGGCCGACGCGTGTGATACGCGGGTCTTGGCGAGTGGTCTGGCGTTCGGCGGTTAAGTCGCTTTGGTCAGTGAACATCGAACGGAACTTGAACACGCGGATTTCATTGTCGTTGTAGCCATAGCGGTTCTGGCGAAACAGCACCGGGCCCTTGGAGTCGAGCTTGATCGCGATGGCTGTCAACAGCATCACCGGCGACAGCACCACCAGGGCAATGCTGGCCAGCAACAAGTCTTCGCAGCGCTTGATAAAGGGCGCCCAGCCGCGCAGCGGCAGCTGCGAGGTGTTGAACATCAGGATACCGCCCACGTCGGTAATGCGGCTGTGGCCGTAGCGCAGGGCGGCCATGTCCGGCACCAGCATGACGTTCACCGACATCTGCCGCAGGCGATTGACCAGCCCGAGGATACGCTGCTCGGCAGACCACGGCAGGCAGATCATCACTTGGTTGACCTGCTCGGCGCGGATCAGTTTTTCCAGGTCACGGGTATTGCCCAGCAGCGGCAGGTTGCTCAGCTCCTTGGGGATGCGTTCAGTGCGGTCGTCGATAAAACCGATCAGGCCGGAGCGGATATCGCCATTGCGTTGCAGGTGGTCGGCGATATGCACGGCGGTGTCGGTGAAGCCCAGAAGCACCGTGCGTTGCAGGTATTTGCCGCGGCGCATCAGACTGCGGTACAGGCGCAGCATCATCATGCGTTCCAGGCAGAACAGCCCGAGGCTTGCGAAGTACCAAGCCACAAGATTGCGCGGGTTCAGTTGCGGGAACACCTGCAGGATCTGGTACATGAACAGCAGGATGCAGAACGCCGACGACCAGGCCACGATTTTGGCGCGCAAGCGCAGGCGGTTGCTGAACAGTTCTTCGGAATAGATGCCCAGGGCCTGGAACAAAATAATCGTCAGGAACGCGAAAAACAGCAACAGGCCCAGAAAGCGCGAGCGCATCTCGAGTTCCATCGGGTCGATGAAAAACGCCAGCACCAGCGGCGGCAAAATGGCAGTCAGGCCATGGATCAACTTGACAAAAATGACAAAAAATTCAACGAAACCTGCACGAGTCAAAAACAAACTGACAACTGATGACTTCTCTCGCATACAAACATCCCTCATTGCATACCAGGTTCGCTTTGCGGCTGTTCAACTGAGCAGGCGGAGCGCTACATCTGGTTAAAACGCGACCATCATCCAAGTGGAACCATCCAAATGAAGGTGGTTTTGCGGGAAAAAGGTAAAAAGAGATTCCTTATGCGAATTAGCCAACAGATTGACTGCTTGCTGCTGGATGCGGCATTGCTGTGAGGTAGATCAGAATTTTGCATGTCATATGCTTGACGTTCCTTGTACTGGCACTTGGCATTGGGAGGTGATTTTGAGTGTAGGAACAAATGTGAGAATTTTCCTGCTGACTGTGAAAAGGTTTTTTCACGTGGCAGGAAAAGGGGACGCGCAGGGGCGATTGCGTGAAGCCATCGCCCCTGCGGAGGGGGTTAGAACGTGCCTTTCAAACTGACGGCGAAATTGCGCGGTTCGCCATAAAAATTACCCCAGGATGCCGTGCCTACGGTTTGATAGTAATTTTTGTCGAAGAGGTTTTTGCCGTTCAACGCGACGGTCCAGGTGTCATCCACACGGTAGGCCAGGCGCGCATCCCACAGGGCATAACCGGCTTGCTCCAGCTTGATGCCCTGCATCCGGTAATTGCTGCTCTGTGCATTGACGCCGGCTCCCACGCTCCACTTGGACAGCGCGCCATCAAGCTGGTAATCGCCCCACATGCGCAGCATGTGCCGGGGCACGTAGGTATTGGACGCGCCACCTTCAAGGCTGCTGTCGATGTTCTTCAGCGACTTGGTCTGGGTGTAGGTGTAGCCGCCAGACAGCTGCAGGCGCTCGAGCAATTGGCCGCTGACCTCGGCTTCGACGCCCTGGGCGCGCACTTTGCCGGTGTCGGTGTAGCAATAGCCATCGGCGGAGGTCGGGCAAAAACTCAGGAAGTCGGTCTCGGCGCCGTTTTTTTCGAGCGCGCGGAACAGCGCCAGCGAGCTGTTGAGGCGCCCGTCGAACCATTCGCCCTTGATGCCCAGCTCGTAGTTGTTACCGATTTTCGGTTTGAGCGCCGCGCCATCGGCCGTTGCGTAGGAACTCTGTGGCTGGAAGATATCGGCGTAGCTGGCGTATACCGACAGGTGTTCGTTGAGGTCGTAGATCAGCGCGGCGAACGGGGTGACTTCGCCGGTTTCTTTGGTGTGTGCGTCCTGCACGCTCCATTCGCCCCAGCCCAGGTTGTTCGACTCGCGGCGGTTGTCGTACCAGCTCACGCGACTGCCCACGATAAACATCAACGGCTCGGCCAGGCGCAGGCGCAGCGTGGCATAGGTGCCGTATTGCGTGGCGGTTTCCTTGACCGTGCCGCCGCGGTACATGTTCGGCCAGAAGGTGTCATTGGCCGGTTCCGGGAAGTGGTGGTCGGGTTGGTAAATGCTTTGCCGTTTGGGCAAGTTCTGGATCGCGTAAATGTCGTCCTGGGTGCCACGGCTGCCGTTGGCGCCCAGGATCAATTCATGTTCCAGGCCAAAGGCTTCGAACGTGCCATCCAGGTAGGCATCGAGGCCGAAGTCCTTGTGGTCATAGTCCATCAAGGCCGCGTAGGAATTGGCGGTAGGCAGCGGGTTACCGTAAGCGATGGTACCTTCGCTGGCGGCGTATTTGGTGTCTTGCAGGTTGCGGCTGTGCACGGCGGCGACTTTGAGTGTCCAGTCGTCGCTGAAGTGATGGGTGAGGTCGGCGAAGAATGTGGCGCGTCGGCTTTGCCAGTCGTTCCAGGATTGCCCCAGGCACGTGGAGCGGCTGAGTTTGGCGCTCTTGCCGTCGCTGTAGCGTGGCAAGCCGCCCCAGCACGGGCTGGCATCGATGTCCTCATAACTGGCGCCCAGGCCCAGGGAGGTGTCGGGGTTGAGGTCGACATCCAGCGCGCCATAGAACGCCCGGTCCTTGCGCTTGGAAATGTCCATGTAGGAACCGCGATCCTGTTGACTGAACGCCACGCGGCCACGCACGGTGCCACTGTCATTGAGTGGCCCACCGGCGTCGACATCGGCGCGGTAGTTGTCCCAAGTGCCGGCGGACAGCGACAGGCTGGAGGTCGGCTTGGCCTGCGGGCGCTTGCGTACGAAGTTCACTGCGCCGCTGGCGGTGCCGGCGCCCTTGAGCATGCCGGCCGCGCCTTTGAGCACTTCCACACGGTCATAAATCGCCATGTTGGCGCTGAAACTGTCGGCCTGTACGTAGTCCTTGCCCATGTCCAGCGGCACACCGTCGTACTGGTACTGGCCAAGCATCTTGAAGCCACGGGAATAGAAATATTTGCCGCCCATGGGCGATTCATAGGTGGTGATTCCCGGCGTGCGCTCCATCACGTCGTCGATGGTGGTGACGTTCTGGTCGTCCATCAATTGACGGGTCATCACGCTCACCGACTGCGGCGTTTCGCGCAGGCTGTGCTCGCCTTTGCCAATGGTGACCGCACCGGTGGTGTAGGCGCCGGTGCCGTCGGTCATTGCTCCCAGGCGATCGCCCGTGATCATCGTCGCGCCCAGGTTCAGCGCGCCGGTATCGGCCGTTTGCGGTAGCAGCAGCCAGGTGCTGTTGCCCTGGCGTTGGGCTTGCAGGCCCTGATCACGCAGTAACCGGGCCAAGGCTTGTTCAGGGTCAAAGCTGCCGTTGAGCCCGCTGCTGGTTTTGCCGGCGACGCTGCTGGCGTCGTAGGACAGGCTGATCCCGGCCTGGCGAGCGAACTGGTCCAGTGCCGAAGCGAGCGGTCCGGGTGCGATCCGCCAATCGCGGGCCTGGGTGTCGGCGGCACTCTCGGCCGGCGCCGCCAGGGGCAGGCTGGCACCGCCCAGGCAGATGCCGAGCATAGCGGCCCGTACCGCATGTTTGAGAGATAAACGTTGGGAGGGGAACGCTTGCATGACCGCGGATGCTCCTGAAAGAAGTGGATAACTCCGGCCTGTTGATCGGCCTTTCCTTACAGGTCGAGCGGCGATGAGAATTCACCTCATTTATTTTTCCGGTCAAGCCCGCGAGGACAGGGTCACCCAATAGCGGCTGCGGTAGGTCAGGGTGACCGGAAGCGATTGGGCGAGCAATTGCAGCACCTGATCGGTGTCGTCCAGTTGATATGTCCCCGACACCCGCAGTGCGGCCACGGCTTCACTGCAACGCACCAGGCCGTTGCGGTAGCGGCCCAGTTCGGCGAGGAAATCATCCAGACGCATGTCGTGGGCGCTGATTACTCCCTCGCTCCAGGCCCAGGGATCGAGGCCGTTGGTCGGGGCAGGGCGGATACCGTTGCGGTCGAACAGCACCTGTTCGCCGGGCTTGATCACTTGGCTTGCTTGGGCGGCGTGGCGGTCGGCAAACACCGCCACCGCACCCTGTTGCACCCGCAGCAGCGTGCCGTGGGATTCTTCGCGCACCAGAAAGCGCGTGCCGAGGGCGCGCAGGTCACCGTCGCGGGCGTGGACCCAGAACGGGCGATTGTCGGCGCCGGTATGGATCAACACCTCACCCTGACGCAGGCTCAGCAGCCGCCGCTGGGCAGTCAACGTGACGTCGATAGCGCTGGCGCTGTTGAGCTGGAGCTTGCTGCCCTCGTTCAACGCCACCCAGCGTCGTTCGCCGGTGGCGGTGCGGTAGTCGGCGATCAGCGCGGGCAGGGGCGTGTAGTCGCGGCCCAGCCAGGTCAAGCCGGCGGCACCGGCCAACAGCCCGAGCACCTTCAAGCCTTCACGACGGCTGATGTGCCGGCGCGCGCCATCCAGGGCGTGGCGACCGATATGCGCGGGCAATTGGCTGAAGTCGTCATTCATCGTCGCCACTCGCTGCCACGCCAGTTGATGCGCGGCGCTGGTGTGCAGCCACTGTTCAAAGGCGGCGGTGGCGGCGTCGTCAGCGCTGTTGAAACGCAGTTTGATCATCCACTGGATCGCCTGATCCACCAGGCGCGAGTCAACAGTCCGCATAGCGCAACCGATAGCAGGCATGCAGCGCCTTGGCCAGGTCGCGCTCCACCGTGGCCCTGGACACGCCCAGGCGCACGGCGATTTGCGGGCAGGTCAAGCCGTCCAGTTGCGCCAGCAGGAAGGCCTCACGCACCCGCGGTTTGAGTTGATCGAGCAAACGGTCGATGCGCTCCAGGCTGTCGAGGATCAGCAAGCGGGTTTCTTCGCTCGGTACCTCGACTTGCGGGAAATGCGCCAGGCTCTCCAGATAGGCGCGTTCCAGTTCGCGGCGCCGGTATTGGTCGATCATCAAGCTGCGCGCAATGCTGCTCAAGTAAGCACGCGGTTGCTGCAACGTTTGTTGCCGGCGCGCGTTGAGCAGGCGCACGAAGGTTTCCTGGGCCAGGTCGGCGGCGTGCTCGCGGCAGCCGGTACGCCGGCTCAACCAGCCGCGCAGCCAGGCATGATGGGTTTGGTACAGCTGGCCGATGGCGGCATGGTCCAGTGGGTGATCGCTCGACATGGGCATCCCGGCGCAGCCGTCTTAATTGATAATGTTTCGCATTCTAGTCGTTGAGCGTGGGAATGGGCAATCGGATGTCGAGCACGGTTCAAAGGGTGGGAGGGGGCTTGCTCCCGATGAGGGCGTGTCAGCCAATGCTTTTGTGGCTGGCACACTGCAATCGGGAGCAAGCCCCCTCCCACATTTAGATCTGCATGCATCAGTGGGAATTCAGGCGCCAGCTCAACCCAAGCGTGCCGCCGCCCGCGCAACAATCTCTCCACGCACCCTGCGTGATTCGGCCGTGCGTTTGTTGGCTTCTTCCAGCACATGCCTGGGCGCCGTATCCGGGCGGCCCGAGTCGAACGGTGGGGCCGGCGCGTATTCGATTTGCAGCTGCACCAATTGCGCCGCGGCTTCGCTGTACAACTCCGCCGCCAGGGTCAGCGCAAAGTCGATACCCGCCGTGATCCCACCGCCGGTAAACAGGTTGCCGTCACGCACTACGCGCGCGTGCACCGGGATCGCGCCCAGTGGCGCGAGCAGGTCGTGGTAGGCCCAGTGGGTGGTGGCCTTGCGACCGCGCAGCAAACCCGCCGCGCCCAGCACCAGCGAGCCGGTGCACACCGAGGTCAGGTAGCGCACGGTTTGCGCCTGGGCCTTGAGGAAGTCCAGTGTGGTGGGGTCTTCCATCAAGGCGCCAACGCCCGAGCCGCCGGGTACGCACAGTACGTCCAGGTTCGGGCAGTCGGCGTAGGTCATGGTCGGCGTAAACACCAGGCCGGTGCTGGAGGTGACAGGCGCCAGCTCTTGCCACACCAAGTGCAGCTTCACGTCCGGCAGCGAACCGAGCACGTCATAGGGGCCGGTCAGGTCCAGCTGCTGGATGCCGGGGAACAGCAGAAAACCGATGTGCAAGGTCATGAATGACGCTCCAGGAAAAGGGGTGGACGGCTTCACTGTAGAGGCCTAGGCTTTGGCGCATACGCCATTGAGCCCACAGATCACGCCAATCATGCCCAGAGTCATTCATGTCCTCGCTTTCGATAATGCCCAGGTGCTCGACGTCACCGGGCCTCTGCAGGTGTTCGCTTCGGCCAATGACCTGGCGCGCCAGCGCAGTTTGCCCTTGCCCTACGCAGTGAATGTGATCGCTGACCAGGCCAACCCGGTGACGACGTCGGCGGGTCTGGCGCTGTTGGCCGATCCGCTGCCCGGCGTCGACCAGCCGTGCGACACGCTGGTAATCGCCGGCGGGTGGGGCGTATATGGCGCCGCCGAAGACCCGGCGCTGGTGCATTGGGTGCGGGAAAAATCGCGGCACA
This genomic stretch from Pseudomonas orientalis harbors:
- a CDS encoding undecaprenyl-phosphate glucose phosphotransferase, encoding MREKSSVVSLFLTRAGFVEFFVIFVKLIHGLTAILPPLVLAFFIDPMELEMRSRFLGLLLFFAFLTIILFQALGIYSEELFSNRLRLRAKIVAWSSAFCILLFMYQILQVFPQLNPRNLVAWYFASLGLFCLERMMMLRLYRSLMRRGKYLQRTVLLGFTDTAVHIADHLQRNGDIRSGLIGFIDDRTERIPKELSNLPLLGNTRDLEKLIRAEQVNQVMICLPWSAEQRILGLVNRLRQMSVNVMLVPDMAALRYGHSRITDVGGILMFNTSQLPLRGWAPFIKRCEDLLLASIALVVLSPVMLLTAIAIKLDSKGPVLFRQNRYGYNDNEIRVFKFRSMFTDQSDLTAERQTTRQDPRITRVGRIIRKTSIDELPQLFNVLLGNMSMVGPRPHATATKAAGIPFELAVSEYSSRHRVKPGITGWAQINGYRGETDTLFKIQKRVEYDLEYISKWSVWFDLYIVFMTVPAVLSTKEVY
- a CDS encoding TonB-dependent siderophore receptor; translation: MQAFPSQRLSLKHAVRAAMLGICLGGASLPLAAPAESAADTQARDWRIAPGPLASALDQFARQAGISLSYDASSVAGKTSSGLNGSFDPEQALARLLRDQGLQAQRQGNSTWLLLPQTADTGALNLGATMITGDRLGAMTDGTGAYTTGAVTIGKGEHSLRETPQSVSVMTRQLMDDQNVTTIDDVMERTPGITTYESPMGGKYFYSRGFKMLGQYQYDGVPLDMGKDYVQADSFSANMAIYDRVEVLKGAAGMLKGAGTASGAVNFVRKRPQAKPTSSLSLSAGTWDNYRADVDAGGPLNDSGTVRGRVAFSQQDRGSYMDISKRKDRAFYGALDVDLNPDTSLGLGASYEDIDASPCWGGLPRYSDGKSAKLSRSTCLGQSWNDWQSRRATFFADLTHHFSDDWTLKVAAVHSRNLQDTKYAASEGTIAYGNPLPTANSYAALMDYDHKDFGLDAYLDGTFEAFGLEHELILGANGSRGTQDDIYAIQNLPKRQSIYQPDHHFPEPANDTFWPNMYRGGTVKETATQYGTYATLRLRLAEPLMFIVGSRVSWYDNRRESNNLGWGEWSVQDAHTKETGEVTPFAALIYDLNEHLSVYASYADIFQPQSSYATADGAALKPKIGNNYELGIKGEWFDGRLNSSLALFRALEKNGAETDFLSFCPTSADGYCYTDTGKVRAQGVEAEVSGQLLERLQLSGGYTYTQTKSLKNIDSSLEGGASNTYVPRHMLRMWGDYQLDGALSKWSVGAGVNAQSSNYRMQGIKLEQAGYALWDARLAYRVDDTWTVALNGKNLFDKNYYQTVGTASWGNFYGEPRNFAVSLKGTF
- a CDS encoding FecR domain-containing protein, with the protein product MRTVDSRLVDQAIQWMIKLRFNSADDAATAAFEQWLHTSAAHQLAWQRVATMNDDFSQLPAHIGRHALDGARRHISRREGLKVLGLLAGAAGLTWLGRDYTPLPALIADYRTATGERRWVALNEGSKLQLNSASAIDVTLTAQRRLLSLRQGEVLIHTGADNRPFWVHARDGDLRALGTRFLVREESHGTLLRVQQGAVAVFADRHAAQASQVIKPGEQVLFDRNGIRPAPTNGLDPWAWSEGVISAHDMRLDDFLAELGRYRNGLVRCSEAVAALRVSGTYQLDDTDQVLQLLAQSLPVTLTYRSRYWVTLSSRA
- a CDS encoding sigma-70 family RNA polymerase sigma factor — protein: MSSDHPLDHAAIGQLYQTHHAWLRGWLSRRTGCREHAADLAQETFVRLLNARRQQTLQQPRAYLSSIARSLMIDQYRRRELERAYLESLAHFPQVEVPSEETRLLILDSLERIDRLLDQLKPRVREAFLLAQLDGLTCPQIAVRLGVSRATVERDLAKALHACYRLRYADC
- a CDS encoding DJ-1/PfpI family protein; translated protein: MTLHIGFLLFPGIQQLDLTGPYDVLGSLPDVKLHLVWQELAPVTSSTGLVFTPTMTYADCPNLDVLCVPGGSGVGALMEDPTTLDFLKAQAQTVRYLTSVCTGSLVLGAAGLLRGRKATTHWAYHDLLAPLGAIPVHARVVRDGNLFTGGGITAGIDFALTLAAELYSEAAAQLVQLQIEYAPAPPFDSGRPDTAPRHVLEEANKRTAESRRVRGEIVARAAARLG